A single window of Plectropomus leopardus isolate mb chromosome 12, YSFRI_Pleo_2.0, whole genome shotgun sequence DNA harbors:
- the psma8 gene encoding proteasome subunit alpha-type 8 — translation MAARYDRAITVFSPDGHLFQVEYAQEAVKKGSTAVGIRGKDIVVLGVEKKSVAKLQEERTVRKICALDEHVCMAFAGLTADARIVINRARVECQSHRLTVEDPVTVEYITRYIATLKQRYTQSNGRRPFGISALIVGFDYDGTPRLYQTDPSGTYHAWKANAIGRSAKTVREFLEKNYTDEAIAGDNEAIKLAIKALLEVVQSGGKNIELAVIRRNQPLKILESKEIETLVAEIEKEKEEEAEKKKQKKST, via the exons ATGGCGGCAAGATACGACAGAGCTATCACCGTCTTTTCTCCCGATGGCCATCTATTCCAAGTGGAATATGCACAAGAAGCTGTAAAGAAAGGCTCCACAGCG GTGGGAATCAGGGGGAAAGACATTGTTGTCCTCGGTGTTGAGAAGAAATCTGTGGCAAAATTGCAGGAGGAAAGGACTGTCCGCAAGATATGTGCCCTGGACGAGCACGTCTGTATGGCATTTGCAG gTCTGACCGCAGATGCCCGTATCGTGATAAACAGAGCTCGGGTTGAGTGCCAGAGCCACAGGCTAACTGTTGAGGACCCAGTCACAGTGGAATACATCACACGCTACATTGCTACACTGAAACAG CGTTACACTCAAAGCAATGGGCGAAGGCCATTTGGCATCTCTGCTTTAATTGTTGGCTTTGACTACGATGGGACCCCCAGGCTGTATCAAACAGACCCGTCAGGAACCTATCATGCCTGGAAG gcaaatgcAATCGGCCGTAGCGCAAAAACTGTGAGGGAGTTCCTGGAGAAGAATTACACAGATGAAGCCATCGCTGGGGACAATGAGGCAATCAAGTTGGCTATCAAAGCTTTGCTCGAG GTTGTCCAGTCAGGAGGAAAGAACATTGAACTCGCTGTTATCAGACGGAATCAGCCATTGAAG ATTTTGGAATCCAAGGAAATCGAGACCCTGGTGGCTGAGAtcgagaaagaaaaagaggaagaggcagagaagaagaagcagaaaaaatCCACTTGA
- the ss18 gene encoding protein SSXT isoform X1: MSVAFAPHRQRGKGDITPAGIQKLLDENNQLIQCIMDFQSKGKTAECSQYQQMLHRNLVYLATIADSNQNMQSLLPAPPTQNMPMGPGGMNQSGPPPQPPHGHNMPSEGMVSGGPPAPHMQNQMNGQMPGPNHMPMQGPGPGPNQPPNMPSGSMNMPPSSHGSMGGYNHTVPSSQGIPAQSQMNMTQGQPMGNYGPRPNMNMQPNQGPMMHQQPPSQQYNMPPGGGGQHYQGQQNPMGMMGQVNQGNHVMGQRPMPPYRPPQQGPPQQYPGQEDYYGDQYSHAGQGASEGNAQYGQQQEAYQQGPPQQQGYPPQQQYPGQQGYPPQQQGYGPSQSAPGQYPNYPQGQGQQYGAYRPPQPGPPQGQQQRPYGYDQGQYGNYQQ; this comes from the exons ATGTCGGTGGCGTTTGCACCTCACAGGCAGCGTGGGAAAGGTGATATAACACCCGCTGGAATACAAAAG TTGCTTGACGAAAACAACCAGCTGATCCAGTGTATAATGGACTTCCAGAGTAAAGGCAAAACAGCAGAATGTTCACA GTATCAACAGATGCTGCACAGAAATTTAGTGTACCTGGCAACGATAGCAGACTCCAATCAAAACATGCAGTCTCTCCTCCCAGCT CCGCCCACTCAAAACATGCCCATGGGCCCTGGTGGGATGAACCAAAGTGGACCCCCCCCTCAGCCTCCTCACGGTCACAACATGCCCTCTGAGGGTATGGTCAGCGGTGGCCCTCCAGCCCCGCACATGCAGAACCAGATGAATGGACAGATGCCTG GGCCTAATCACATGCCCATGCAAGGTCCTGGTCCAGGCCCCAACCAGCCCCCAAACATGCCCAGTGGCTCTATGAATATGCCCCCCAGCAGCCATGGCTCGATGGGTGGTTACAATCACACTGTCCCATCTTCCCAGGGCATACCAGCTCAGAGCCAAATGAACATGACCCAGGGCCAGCCCATGGGAAACTATGGGCCTCGGCCAAACATGAACATGCAGCCCAACCAAG GCCCCATGATGCACCAGCAGCCTCCCTCTCAGCAGTATAACATGCCTCCTGGTGGTGGTGGGCAGCACTACCAAGGACAACAAAACCCAATGGGTATGATGGGTCAGGTCAACCAAGGGAACCATGTCATGGGGCAGAGGCCGATGCCGCCCTACAGACCCCCACAGCAAG gACCCCCTCAGCAGTACCCAGGGCAGGAAGACTACTATGGGGACCAGTACAGTCACGCAGGACAGGGAGCCTCAGAAG GTAATGCCCAGTATGGCCAACAGCAGGAAGCATACCAGCAAGGCCCTCCCCAGCAACAGGGCTaccctcctcagcagcagtacCCGGGTCAGCAGGGCTACCCACCACAGCAGCAGGGTTACG GTCCCTCCCAAAGTGCCCCAGGACAGTATCCTAACTATCCTCAGGGGCAGGGACAGCAGTATGGGGCCTATCGCCCTCCTCAACCTGGACCCCCACAGGGCCAGCAGCAACGCCCCTATGGCTATGACCAG GGCCAATATGGAAATTACCAGCAATGA
- the ss18 gene encoding protein SSXT isoform X2, with amino-acid sequence MSVAFAPHRQRGKGDITPAGIQKLLDENNQLIQCIMDFQSKGKTAECSQYQQMLHRNLVYLATIADSNQNMQSLLPAPPTQNMPMGPGGMNQSGPPPQPPHGHNMPSEGMVSGGPPAPHMQNQMNGQMPGPNHMPMQGPGPGPNQPPNMPSGSMNMPPSSHGSMGGYNHTVPSSQGIPAQSQMNMTQGQPMGNYGPRPNMNMQPNQGPMMHQQPPSQQYNMPPGGGGQHYQGQQNPMGMMGQVNQGNHVMGQRPMPPYRPPQQGPPQQYPGQEDYYGDQYSHAGQGASEGNAQYGQQQEAYQQGPPQQQGYPPQQQYPGQQGYPPQQQGYGPSQSAPGQYPNYPQGQGQQYGAYRPPQPGPPQGQQQRPYGYDQGHMRK; translated from the exons ATGTCGGTGGCGTTTGCACCTCACAGGCAGCGTGGGAAAGGTGATATAACACCCGCTGGAATACAAAAG TTGCTTGACGAAAACAACCAGCTGATCCAGTGTATAATGGACTTCCAGAGTAAAGGCAAAACAGCAGAATGTTCACA GTATCAACAGATGCTGCACAGAAATTTAGTGTACCTGGCAACGATAGCAGACTCCAATCAAAACATGCAGTCTCTCCTCCCAGCT CCGCCCACTCAAAACATGCCCATGGGCCCTGGTGGGATGAACCAAAGTGGACCCCCCCCTCAGCCTCCTCACGGTCACAACATGCCCTCTGAGGGTATGGTCAGCGGTGGCCCTCCAGCCCCGCACATGCAGAACCAGATGAATGGACAGATGCCTG GGCCTAATCACATGCCCATGCAAGGTCCTGGTCCAGGCCCCAACCAGCCCCCAAACATGCCCAGTGGCTCTATGAATATGCCCCCCAGCAGCCATGGCTCGATGGGTGGTTACAATCACACTGTCCCATCTTCCCAGGGCATACCAGCTCAGAGCCAAATGAACATGACCCAGGGCCAGCCCATGGGAAACTATGGGCCTCGGCCAAACATGAACATGCAGCCCAACCAAG GCCCCATGATGCACCAGCAGCCTCCCTCTCAGCAGTATAACATGCCTCCTGGTGGTGGTGGGCAGCACTACCAAGGACAACAAAACCCAATGGGTATGATGGGTCAGGTCAACCAAGGGAACCATGTCATGGGGCAGAGGCCGATGCCGCCCTACAGACCCCCACAGCAAG gACCCCCTCAGCAGTACCCAGGGCAGGAAGACTACTATGGGGACCAGTACAGTCACGCAGGACAGGGAGCCTCAGAAG GTAATGCCCAGTATGGCCAACAGCAGGAAGCATACCAGCAAGGCCCTCCCCAGCAACAGGGCTaccctcctcagcagcagtacCCGGGTCAGCAGGGCTACCCACCACAGCAGCAGGGTTACG GTCCCTCCCAAAGTGCCCCAGGACAGTATCCTAACTATCCTCAGGGGCAGGGACAGCAGTATGGGGCCTATCGCCCTCCTCAACCTGGACCCCCACAGGGCCAGCAGCAACGCCCCTATGGCTATGACCAG GGGCACATGAGGAAATAA
- the ss18 gene encoding protein SSXT isoform X3: MSVAFAPHRQRGKGDITPAGIQKLLDENNQLIQCIMDFQSKGKTAECSQYQQMLHRNLVYLATIADSNQNMQSLLPAPPTQNMPMGPGGMNQSGPPPQPPHGHNMPSEGMVSGGPPAPHMQNQMNGQMPGPNHMPMQGPGPGPNQPPNMPSGSMNMPPSSHGSMGGYNHTVPSSQGIPAQSQMNMTQGQPMGNYGPRPNMNMQPNQGPMMHQQPPSQQYNMPPGGGGQHYQGQQNPMGMMGQVNQGNHVMGQRPMPPYRPPQQGNAQYGQQQEAYQQGPPQQQGYPPQQQYPGQQGYPPQQQGYGPSQSAPGQYPNYPQGQGQQYGAYRPPQPGPPQGQQQRPYGYDQGQYGNYQQ; the protein is encoded by the exons ATGTCGGTGGCGTTTGCACCTCACAGGCAGCGTGGGAAAGGTGATATAACACCCGCTGGAATACAAAAG TTGCTTGACGAAAACAACCAGCTGATCCAGTGTATAATGGACTTCCAGAGTAAAGGCAAAACAGCAGAATGTTCACA GTATCAACAGATGCTGCACAGAAATTTAGTGTACCTGGCAACGATAGCAGACTCCAATCAAAACATGCAGTCTCTCCTCCCAGCT CCGCCCACTCAAAACATGCCCATGGGCCCTGGTGGGATGAACCAAAGTGGACCCCCCCCTCAGCCTCCTCACGGTCACAACATGCCCTCTGAGGGTATGGTCAGCGGTGGCCCTCCAGCCCCGCACATGCAGAACCAGATGAATGGACAGATGCCTG GGCCTAATCACATGCCCATGCAAGGTCCTGGTCCAGGCCCCAACCAGCCCCCAAACATGCCCAGTGGCTCTATGAATATGCCCCCCAGCAGCCATGGCTCGATGGGTGGTTACAATCACACTGTCCCATCTTCCCAGGGCATACCAGCTCAGAGCCAAATGAACATGACCCAGGGCCAGCCCATGGGAAACTATGGGCCTCGGCCAAACATGAACATGCAGCCCAACCAAG GCCCCATGATGCACCAGCAGCCTCCCTCTCAGCAGTATAACATGCCTCCTGGTGGTGGTGGGCAGCACTACCAAGGACAACAAAACCCAATGGGTATGATGGGTCAGGTCAACCAAGGGAACCATGTCATGGGGCAGAGGCCGATGCCGCCCTACAGACCCCCACAGCAAG GTAATGCCCAGTATGGCCAACAGCAGGAAGCATACCAGCAAGGCCCTCCCCAGCAACAGGGCTaccctcctcagcagcagtacCCGGGTCAGCAGGGCTACCCACCACAGCAGCAGGGTTACG GTCCCTCCCAAAGTGCCCCAGGACAGTATCCTAACTATCCTCAGGGGCAGGGACAGCAGTATGGGGCCTATCGCCCTCCTCAACCTGGACCCCCACAGGGCCAGCAGCAACGCCCCTATGGCTATGACCAG GGCCAATATGGAAATTACCAGCAATGA